cgtcatattactgaAGTCGTCATTATTTATGAGTCACAAagtttgtatttctaattcaaattaCTAATTGTAAGTCGTCGTTTGAATAAGTCATCAATTTTAATGACCGTCCCGAGAGCTATGACGACCGAACTGATTTTGATTGTTCCGGCTTCGACCGCGTTACGTTGTTGAAAATAAAGGTAAAAGTTTTCATCGAATGTTTtaaatgttgaaaaaaaaattgttgtaAAAAAAGAcgagaaattttttttcgattcgaTTCGATTGAAAACGAATGAATTTTAGAAGACGGGGATttgattaaatgattattattttcacgAGAGAAACAAACTATGCAGTTACTGTAATGATATTCAGATAAATAAAAACttgtaaaaattgaaaaacatcGGTAATCGTTTATTATTCTTTGTTAGGctaaataaaaatgatacctagtttctccgcagcggccgggtcaattttataaaatatgataaaatttataaacagttcatttctatagcggccgggtctgttatggtgaaattgatcacgatttaaaaaaaagtaatgtatagggtagataggcggccggccgggtcaacatttaagctcagcagagcggagaaacaaggtatcaatttgttttagcCTTAGTTTGTTGTATTTGTTGGAAGTCCTTGAAACTGTTGACTGCATCTATACAACGACAGGACCCCCGGCCCTCCCCCGGGCAACCGATCTACATGTTACAACTCTGCAGCAAACTGAGACCGGCAAACTCTTATGAACGGACTGGAAAGAATTGTCGAAGCTGAACGAATGTTCGAGTAAAAGACTAGAATTACATCAGGAAAAGATGTAATTTTTGTCTTGAGTTGAGATTGATCAGTTTGATCAGTCTTCATCAGGTGTGGATAAAAATTGGGGTTTCGATTCTGTTGCGTGACATTTTTCTATTTAAGATTGAAACAGGTATTGGTGAGAGTGTGCTATTCGACAATTAAAAACTAGGactgtcccgggttcgaacacATGCGATATCGATCCTGATCTcttttagactggttgcctgtcccattcaatatattctaactgaaggtagagaccggcaaccagtctaatgcAATGTGGTCATAAATTAGATTCGCGGTTTAGTATCGAAGGGACAGCGGCTGGGGCACGAGGGCCCCTCCCAAAAGGGTTCGGCACCGCTGCGCCAAGATGTCGTGTACTTTGTGTCCCCACTGCTGGTGAATTCGATATCAGATATTGgtgcatcttcacccgtcaagggattcgaacccactacgctaaagctgttccccgaaggtggaagcgagttcgggagtaatactggacccctggcaagcgaggatggtgcTATGTTTGATAGAAAACCTGGATCAAATCCGTTTAGTAGCGAATAGTCCGCTAGCCGATGAATAGTGGATTCTACTTCCTGCCGCTGGGTGGTGCACCGGTCGAAAACTGCGGTTTTATATAGTGCGAATTGGTAAATCGATCTAAAGCCGCGATGTCTggtaatttaaaagatttaaacGATGATGCTGAATTTCAGGCTGAACTGAACAGCGCTGGTTCAAAACTGGTCGTCGTAGATTTCTTCGCAACCTGGTAAGTTGCCCGACAGACCGGGCCACCACCGGCAccaaagaaataaacaaaaatccATTCCGATTTTTCCGTCAATCGGTGGCTCTTTTGataaactatttacaaattgattGAGATGTCAAGAAAAACATTTGCCGTATTTATTTGctttaaccctaaccctatcacTTAACCTCTGTGTACTAACGGATCTTTGTATTTGTTGATTTATCTGTAGCTAGGTGGCGCCCTTGTCATCAAATCGCGCCTGTTTTCGAAGGATACGCCGCCAACTATTCTAATGCCGTTTTTCTAAAAGTTGACGTCGATAAATTGACCGTAAGTCCATGAGAGACGGGTTCGACCGTACTTTAAGCATCCAAAAAACCCGTCGTATTTTGctttaatgatttattggtcgGTTTTTTAGGAAGTGACGAAACGGTACAATATCACAGCGATGCCGACCTTCACCTTCTTCAAAAACAAGGTCAAAGTCGAAAGGAAATATCAAAAAGCATTATCAAGAGCCAGGAGAAAGTGATGAAACAGTTGAAGTTAAAGGCCATgtaagtttgtgaaatacagcagactgtctcttactgcggtaaagttgagaccggtaaaattctaccctaagttggtgtcaaatactgagtaagagtttgtgaaatacagtagactctgtctcttactgggGTAAACTTGAGACtagtaaaattctaccccgagttggtgtcaaatactgagtaagagtttgtgaaatacagtagactctgtcccttactgcggtaaacttgagactggtaaaattctaccccgatttggtttcaaatactgagtaagagtttgtgaaatacagtagactctgtctcttactggggtaaagttgagaccggtaaaattctaccccgagttggtatcaaataccgagtaagagtttgtgataTACAGTTGACTCTGTCTCATTCCTCAGCTGTTAACAGATTGGCCGATTGTgaatatttaagattaaacTCATGAATATTCAAACAGACCtcataaatattgaaatgaacCTCATGAATATTTACAGATATCTAAGATGATACAGATGAATGGTTCGTAATTTTTAAACGAATCGGACGATTACACGTTGAAACACGCTCTCTCTCCTAAAGGCGGTTATTTACAGTCGGACTGCGACGAACAGTTGATAATTTCCCTCGAATTCTCACAACCTGTTAAACTACATTCGTTAAAGATGTACGCCCCAGACGGTAAGAGACTCCAgcgtccctacgactccttgatcCCTTTAAACAGGGTCCCCATGTCTCCTTGATTCCTTCAAAACTccttttaaactgaaaaagcTGTtaaaaggtgcttgaaactccttcaattttgagaaataggcaattataAATTTTTGTAGTTGTACATTAGACTATGTCTAAATCTGTAAAGTTGGGACCAGTTTTCAATACCCAATCACAAGGTAGGCCAGTTACTGAATTAGAAGCCAAGTTAAGGTAGTGCTGAGGATAAAACTTgcttacaaaacactgaattaatggtttactCGGATAAACAGTACCCATTTATGTCTATTATGTCCATTTATGTAATTGCGatttgaaagtgatgcagacacttcctcacaatttgaaagtttcagccttaaaactccttacattcaaactcaaattattcaactgaatttTTCAGACGGAACTGCAGCAAAAACAATTAAACTTTTCGCGAATCGACCGCAAACTTTAGACTTCAACTTGGCAGAGAGTATGGACGCAATTCAGAAAACACGGTAAGTTTTAAACATTTGCCCCCTCCCCCAATCTCTCACCCTGAGTCTCCccatttctctctctcttcctgaGTCTCTTTCATcttgtttctttttgatttttcagattGACCCCGGACGATGTAAAAGAAGGACTTTAATACCGCTACGATaagtcaaattcaaaaatgtttccaGTGTTTCGGCGTTCCAGCGTTTCGGTAacaatgaaaatcatttcatatttcaacagTTAAAACAGTTACAGTttgaatcagaaaaaaaaactgaaaaattacagcagtttgaaaaaaaaactgccaaattcaatgaatttctattagtcttatcaaaaattcataaagactagtctCTGAATTTTTGGTCTTATTAAGTCGACTATTGGATGTTAAAGATTGATCTCTAAGATTCTTTTAAAGATTGACTCTAGAAAAGGCTGATTTCAACACAATTTAGTTTTTCACCTGAAGCACAGTCTACTTGTCGTTAATTCAGAGATTTTTGGAAACATTGAGTTTTATTCGAGTTAATTATCTACGCATTATGTTTATTTTCCAGATATTCGTAAATGATAATCAAGGAGGTAATGAGACGACCGTTATTAACTATTTAGGATTTATCGGTTCACCTGTGATGGCTACGAACATGTCCGATTTCAAACGAGTAAGTTTCAAATGCCGACCAAGGCACCCGTCGTAAGATTGTTATTTTCGTCGCCCGGTGTAGATTGATTTTAAGATTGTTAATTTCAAGATCATTTCAAAAGATGATATTTTCGTTAACGGGTGAAGATTATATTTTCTTCGACCAGCGTAGATCAATTTTAAGATGTTATTTTCAAGATGATTTCGTCAGATGTTATTTCCATTGGTGAAGATCTTTATTTTCGCATAATTTAGATAAATGACGCTGACGATGCCAACGGTGGATGTGGTTGCTGCGGCAACGCAAATGATGAtaacaatgatgatgatgatgatgatgattatttaaCCGAGGAAGAAGAGCCTGAATTTATTAAAACGcgttttcaaatgattttaatgaggTTTAATATTGAATTTAGACAACTGAGTTTCTTAGGTCATTATTTCTCCCTGCCCTAGTAGAGTTTATACACAAATTTCTAAAAGGGTTGATTTATGAGGATATTTGATGGATGTTAGGCTCCCCCTTCCTTCTCCATTCagattagatatttttgaaatttacatttttctaatGGACACTTacgttttgtaaaatatggTGATTGTTTATTTCACGTATGTTTAGATATTTCAGTCACCGATTTAATCTGAATTTCAACCTGAATTGAGACAATGAATTCTGAGATATTTTCACCATCTGTAGAACTCTgtttacagtggaacctcgtttaTACAATTTATCAGATATTACAAAACTAGAATTTCATTCCAGATAAGacaatatcaattatttccaTACTTGATATAACGAATTATAACTAATGGATTTTCTGTtgccctgaagttcgttgcaacgaggttccactgtataattttctaaattcaaaaaatgttttacagACTTTTCGACATCAATAATTAACCGCTAAGAATTACtttctttttattatttcaggtGGCGGGAAAGAAAGGAGAGATTCATCATTGATGGCGAGGGTCAATGTCGAACGTACATTATTTCACCAAGAAACAAAGATTAGGAACTTAGGAAGGGATTAATTTCACCAGAGAATTGTGACCACATTACAACAGCGAGCGTATGAATTTGCACGAGGCAAAATCGAAAATTACCACTTTTATTGCATTGTGATTAATAaactcaatattattattatcatttactgAATGGTTTTTCTTTTGAGTTAATTTTTCTTCTATCAGAGGACCGGCATCAATGATGACATGATTTTTGTAGGCTTAAGCAAAAGTTAACACAGTGGCAGGTTGCACTTTTTCACTTAGTGAATTGCATCAATGCCTAATCATGACTTTTCTGACTTATCACAACTAGTATCCTCATGGACAGACTGTCGACCCTGTACGCATGATTTGATATCGCCATACTCTTTgaccaaaataaaaaaatgggATAagtacggaagcccctaggtgacatatgagataatttttcgacataataagtcgaatttcgtgttaattaagtcgaatttcgacttaataagtcgaatttcgtgttaattaagtcgaatttcgacttaataagtcgaaattcgacatgaaaataaaactcaaaattcgacttaattaacacgaaaatCAAAACTAATTCAGCTGTATAATAACACAATAGGTTCACttagatacagataaataaatgtgctcagatacacatgtatcagctacattttaaatgtccatggacctgaattaaaaacaatttcacaTAACTTATTGAATTTACCCTAATCGTAGATATCTTATAGTAATACATTAATGAGTAATTGACCTTTGATtctaattgtcagttaaacaatatctATTATGCGACATactaagtcgaatttcgtgttaattaagtcgaatttcgacttaataagtcgaatttcgtgttaattaagtcgaatttcgacttaataagtcgaaattgtgaaaaaaatttctCGTATGTCACTTAGGGGCTTCCGTAGGATAAGAGTAGGTTGgaacaagaaacgaaattctaatatggactttcctaaattaACATGACGATGTACGGCGTTTAattcagtatcaaaattaaagaaaacaatttgttttttttttaaattatgagTGGTAATTAGCATGAAGTTTTTGGCATAATTTCAGAGGATCGGTGCTCGTAATTAAAAAAGCCTATCTCCCCTCAATTGAATCAAAgagtttttatgaaaattgacGGGATTCTGTGATAACAGCATGAATGATGATTAATCATGAATACATGGTATtagtgggttttccccaatgactcaaatagactgCTTTCCTCGTGCATGGTGTGAGTTAGTTATCTCGGGGTGCATGAACTGTCCGTGACtaataaaccaatttcatTAGTAAATGTTTACGCGGTTTCTATGATATGAAGACCTGTGTTGGTGTGAATCTTTAACTGAAGTGTTATCGGTCggtatataaattattctataatttaagaaaaaaaacaggcggcggctttataaactgataaatTCGGAAGTAGCTATGTATTTTGggaatcaagtaatttatttcttgGCCTTATTAAAGTTCCTCCACTATATTATTCGGCTGACTACTGGCGCCTATTCGACCCGGCAGTGGAACCTTTCATAATGTAAAACCATTCAACAATAGAGACACAATTGCGGtttttcagagttgttgatatcatttatacgcGCTATTGAATACGTCACCGACTGACCACGGTGAGCACGGGCATAGGCCATTCATTCACCTCTGCACActcacactgtgaacatgctaccgtggattctcctcctgGCGATTTTCGCTGCGCTCCCGCTCGTGCTCCTGTTCCTActtcctgaggaacgacgtctttatgttttgTGTATTACTGTGTGTCTCTgtgctgtcctgtactgttccgTGTTTATTAATCCGTTCTTTTTTGCAGGTTCTaacccgttttatttttcagggccgatttctctgttgaatttcatcgtttgctggaacaaaactaatgtccgaaagcgtcagctctccttcgccggtcatgtgtcgaggatgtcagacaaagagtcggtcaggaaatTCTGCCCTCTTCACGCCCTCATACGGAACAGGAAAACTAGGATGACGAGGCCTCACTGCCCCCACCTATCTACAAAGTGTGCTGAGTGATGTCAATGACGGGCATATCTGTGGGATTGCGCgggatacaaatggagcggttatactggattgtcacgctactagcattcattgtgtccttgtgaccacccggatgagggatgattctactgtcacgctctttgtttctggtattctgagtcggctgagggatgattctgctgtcacgctctttgatttctagttttagtgctagttttcattgtgtccttgtgataacctcggtcagtggatgaagtctctcgtcggcttgtgagtgctagtttcattgtgtccttgtgataacctcggtcagtggatgaagtctcttgtcacgcTTTTGGGTGCTAGTTGAGATCCTGAATCTCAACCCGGTCAAGCTGGTTGTACTGCACTGTTTGTGTTTCGTGCAATTTTACAGGtgtgtcagttactgacgtcgcccagtacatcctgcagttagatggggaatgtgaggcgtcgtcatcctggttttcgcgttctgtgtgaggACGTGTAGAGGGCGgtatattcctggctggctcTTTGTCTGGTGTTCTGGGCATGTGACCGGCGACGGAGAGCTGTAAAGCTTTCGAACATTTgttttgttccgtaccaggttttcatcgctcttctctttttttcaatttcaggactcccaagatgaagaagaagatgCTGAAGGTGACTACAACGAAGAGGATGCCGAAAAAAAGAACACTGAattcagcaatattgaaagttaagttgatacacatgtaaattACGATGAGTGATACGAAAAGGATTGTGTAACTACAGAATATTGttcttttactcatttcagGTTAATCCGGAAAGGCCCATCTAAAATCTGCCCACCAGAAGTGCCCACAAAAGACTCCACCTTGAAGGACCACCAAAGACCTGCCGCAACCGAACCTGGCAGTCTTGACCTCATCCTGCATGGCAACAGGaatgcatacatacataaagctAAGTTGATTCTTCATATCTGGGGTAGAATGCATAGGCAATGGAGAGGATAGAGACACTGGTCTAGCTCACCATCTCCGCACTACTTTATTGAAGCTCTGTGGccggtagtaaattgaaatgaagcaaggcaatgattgcttgaatatttaaaatattagACGAAATGATTGAGTGAGGTCCCTTAAATATTATTTGGTCTGATAATTAAAATGTAGATTGGTCTgttattgattaaaagattttgtaagtacgtacaattaaggtaaattcaatatcttatgtgacatttgaaatttttcgaatgtaccgtagatatttcaggcctcatatgactattgtctaactgacaatcaagatatagataggacaatttactaattaactAATTGCTTAGATATAAGCAatcattcaatatcttataatgtttgatgaaaaattcttcTGGTGTAGATATTTTAGGGCCCCCATATACATTAAGGCTGGCTTTACGtataaagatatatatcaattaaactttatcgtcagtgaatagattattttacaaataatattgatacatatatcatttatatgtCATTTATAAACATTCAGGCACTTAacagtatatattatatgCTGCTTTACCCATTGCATTAATGAATTTCTGGGGGAAAGATGTATAAAATAGTGTCTAAGGCTGTATCAagatctggtgtaatatatatggGGAAAACTATAACTCAATTATGTCCCAGCACTTTGACAAATCTAGAATAAAACAAAGCTTTAACTGGTTCGAATCATTCCCGAAAGCCATACTCTGTGCCTTGTTTTGCGCTATAattattgtttaactgacaattatCATATATAGCTAGGAAAAATTGCTCATTAACCAATGGCTTAGATCCACAATTAAGATGgattcaatatttctatttatcaAAAACTATTTATCCGGTATACAGGtccataatataaatgtcgtaaaactgaaaatttaaatatagCTGATATATGTATGAGCACATCTGAATCAGTCTCATCCACTGATCAGTATTTCCATCTCCAACTGCAGTGCTTATGACAACTGGTCATGTTCTTCACCAAATTGCCAAAATTTAcctaaacctaactgattcatcTAAAAGCCATACTGTGTGTCAAGTTACGCATAATagatattgtttaactgacaattagaATCAAAGGTCAATTACTCATTAATGTATTACTATAAGATATCTACGATTAGGGTAAATTCAATAAGTTAtgtgaaattgtttttaattcaggtccatggacatttaaaatgtagctgatacatgtgtatctgagcacatttatttatctgtatctaagtgaacctattgtgtcttcatacagctgaattagttttgatacatattgccaaaatcatttcaCG
This genomic interval from Tubulanus polymorphus chromosome 8, tnTubPoly1.2, whole genome shotgun sequence contains the following:
- the LOC141910401 gene encoding LOW QUALITY PROTEIN: thioredoxin-like protein 1 (The sequence of the model RefSeq protein was modified relative to this genomic sequence to represent the inferred CDS: inserted 1 base in 1 codon; substituted 1 base at 1 genomic stop codon) produces the protein MSGNLKDLNDDAEFQAELNSAGSKLVVVDFFATWWRPCHQIAPVFEGYAANYSNAVFLKVDVDKLTEVTKRYNITAMPTFTFFKNKVKVERKYQKALSRARRKNESDDYTLKHALSPKGGYLQSDCDEQLIISLEFSQPVKLHSLKMYAPDGKRLQPKTIKLFANRPQTLDFNLAESMDAIQKTRLTPDDVKEGXLIPLRXVKFKNVSSVSIFVNDNQGGNETTVINYLGFIGSPVMATNMSDFKRVAGKKGEIHH